A window from Flavobacterium gyeonganense encodes these proteins:
- a CDS encoding c-type cytochrome has protein sequence MKIKILVAMIVLGTLCSFSNYDSIPAEYSVIKQTKPYEGETLIKKEDCATCHKIDKKVVGPSYLDIAKKYPMNDKNVKYLTEKITKGGSGVWGAIPMSAHTALKKEDAKKIAIYILSLNK, from the coding sequence ATGAAAATTAAAATTTTAGTTGCAATGATAGTTTTGGGCACTTTATGCTCTTTTTCGAATTATGATTCAATTCCTGCAGAATATAGTGTTATAAAGCAAACTAAACCATATGAAGGAGAAACTTTAATAAAAAAAGAAGATTGTGCTACCTGTCACAAAATAGACAAAAAAGTTGTAGGTCCCTCCTATTTAGATATTGCCAAAAAATATCCAATGAACGATAAAAACGTAAAGTATCTGACAGAGAAAATCACAAAAGGAGGTTCAGGAGTCTGGGGCGCAATACCTATGTCGGCTCATACAGCATTAAAAAAAGAAGATGCAAAGAAAATTGCAATATACATTTTATCATTGAACAAATAA